Proteins co-encoded in one Dyadobacter sp. CECT 9275 genomic window:
- a CDS encoding T9SS type A sorting domain-containing protein — MQKSLTFLSLLLVVWAVPSFSETKAHPETSKQQVDLVPHTILSGPDANGVLYVKKGSSGTGDSWGNALGELADALKLAKSDATVKQIWVSKGTYKPLYTPDDGRAFADSAGLVAMSRDHRERTFLLVPGVSLYGGFDPDNGITDLTHARILPNLTKNELGGEIKGTVLSGDNNNDDAISGTAPYHQLLNNVDNTSSILMATGSSQLVVDGFTVRGGASRTIQRDRYVDGTWIYSGSEGGGGLLACNAANLSVKNVSFYSNFAVIGGAVFLTECNVMSFTDVSFYRNIGGWGGALTHFDEELRNRVSLTRATVAENRSDSFGTVSSHGVLTASQCTFYGNEGELGTLYLAGYGPNRVANSLFFNNPAGGITMKNWAIIEGTPYQTDMRIINTTIVDNGKYGIYADTYNAQFINCIVHNNSLGAYYQGYDIKVFNSLMQGRFGITGDGANSRYTDPMFVDAANGDYRLRACSPAIDAGVDTYSATFSSDLDGNARKFGSSNTDIGAFEFSGTALTANDLLAGDAIEADAAIPNVSTAIRTINSDCRVVATVQSWGGTLNVSGDVHGKVWVDVTPNSKYVRRHFEITPVTNPNGVTGSVTLYFTQADFDAFNADNDVELPHDPTDTGNNKANVLIEKRGGQSSDDSGTPNSYPGTVQTITPAEVFWNPVSQIWEVQFITAGFSGFFLKTTSSPLPVRWISFTGRPDDQGRSVLRWEADEVGVASYTVERSYDARLFTKVDEVTAVGTGRQSYTLTDQQIPYGQVYYRILQKDLDGSFSYSKIISLTGREGAPISVYPNPARGEVTVELQSDYTTKKLKITNTNGLLVGEAEVKDKKVSIDLTGLAPGLYLIQTEDGRVMKLVAE, encoded by the coding sequence ATGCAAAAATCGTTAACTTTTTTGTCCCTCCTCCTTGTTGTGTGGGCAGTACCCTCATTTTCTGAAACAAAGGCTCATCCTGAAACGAGTAAACAGCAGGTTGATCTCGTTCCCCATACAATATTATCCGGCCCTGACGCCAACGGTGTGCTTTACGTCAAAAAAGGAAGTTCAGGCACCGGCGATTCCTGGGGAAACGCTTTGGGCGAACTGGCCGATGCACTCAAACTGGCCAAGTCCGACGCGACGGTCAAACAGATTTGGGTCTCCAAAGGAACTTACAAACCGCTTTATACCCCCGACGATGGACGCGCTTTCGCAGATTCGGCTGGTTTGGTCGCTATGAGCAGGGATCATCGGGAACGTACCTTTCTTTTGGTTCCAGGGGTAAGTTTATATGGTGGCTTTGACCCCGACAACGGAATCACTGATCTGACCCACGCCCGTATTTTGCCTAATCTGACAAAAAACGAGCTCGGCGGCGAAATAAAGGGAACCGTACTAAGCGGTGACAACAATAATGACGATGCAATCTCGGGCACGGCTCCGTATCACCAGCTCCTGAATAACGTAGACAATACATCCTCTATTCTGATGGCGACAGGATCTTCGCAACTGGTTGTCGACGGCTTCACGGTCCGGGGCGGGGCATCAAGAACTATCCAACGTGACCGCTATGTGGATGGTACGTGGATATATTCCGGATCGGAAGGAGGAGGTGGATTGTTAGCCTGCAATGCCGCCAATCTCTCTGTTAAAAATGTGAGTTTTTATTCAAACTTTGCCGTGATTGGAGGGGCCGTTTTTTTGACTGAGTGTAACGTTATGTCCTTTACCGATGTCTCTTTCTATCGGAATATAGGAGGCTGGGGTGGCGCGTTGACACATTTCGATGAAGAGTTGAGGAATCGGGTTTCGCTCACTCGGGCTACTGTTGCCGAGAACAGGTCCGATAGCTTTGGGACAGTTTCTTCGCACGGTGTGCTTACCGCTTCTCAATGCACCTTTTATGGAAACGAAGGAGAGCTAGGAACGCTCTACCTTGCCGGTTATGGACCGAACAGAGTAGCGAACAGCCTTTTTTTTAACAACCCCGCTGGCGGAATTACCATGAAAAACTGGGCTATAATCGAAGGTACCCCCTACCAAACGGATATGAGGATCATCAACACGACCATTGTGGACAATGGTAAATATGGAATATACGCTGACACATATAATGCGCAATTTATCAACTGTATTGTCCACAACAATAGCCTGGGTGCCTATTACCAGGGCTACGACATAAAAGTCTTTAACTCCCTGATGCAAGGCCGGTTTGGTATAACAGGCGACGGTGCGAACAGCCGGTACACGGACCCCATGTTTGTCGATGCGGCGAATGGCGATTATCGCCTCCGCGCCTGCAGCCCGGCCATCGATGCAGGTGTCGACACTTATTCGGCCACCTTCAGCAGCGATCTGGATGGTAATGCACGAAAGTTTGGTTCCAGCAATACCGATATCGGCGCCTTTGAGTTTTCGGGAACTGCCCTAACGGCGAACGACTTGCTTGCCGGGGATGCCATCGAAGCCGATGCCGCCATTCCAAATGTCAGCACTGCTATCCGAACCATTAACTCGGATTGTCGCGTAGTGGCCACCGTGCAATCCTGGGGTGGGACGTTGAATGTTTCCGGCGATGTTCACGGGAAAGTTTGGGTAGATGTCACGCCCAACAGCAAGTACGTAAGGCGGCATTTTGAGATAACGCCGGTCACCAATCCCAATGGTGTAACCGGTAGTGTCACGCTTTACTTCACTCAGGCGGATTTCGATGCTTTCAACGCCGACAATGATGTAGAACTACCCCATGACCCCACAGACACGGGCAACAATAAAGCTAATGTACTGATCGAAAAAAGAGGAGGGCAAAGCAGCGACGATTCGGGCACTCCCAACTCCTACCCGGGAACGGTGCAAACTATTACCCCTGCGGAAGTATTCTGGAACCCGGTTTCGCAGATCTGGGAAGTGCAATTCATTACCGCAGGTTTCAGCGGTTTCTTCTTGAAAACAACCAGCAGCCCCTTGCCCGTGCGCTGGATATCATTTACAGGGCGCCCCGACGACCAGGGACGCTCCGTATTGCGTTGGGAAGCAGATGAGGTGGGTGTGGCGAGTTATACAGTGGAAAGAAGCTACGATGCCAGGCTTTTCACAAAGGTTGATGAAGTAACCGCCGTGGGGACCGGTCGGCAATCTTACACGCTCACTGATCAGCAAATACCTTATGGACAGGTGTATTATCGCATTCTGCAAAAAGACCTGGATGGCTCATTCAGTTACAGCAAAATCATCAGCCTTACCGGGCGGGAAGGTGCTCCGATCAGCGTATATCCTAACCCGGCACGCGGTGAAGTTACGGTCGAGCTGCAATCAGATTACACGACGAAGAAATTAAAAATAACCAACACGAATGGTCTGTTGGTGGGGGAAGCAGAAGTGAAAGATAAAAAAGTCAGTATCGACCTGACCGGACTGGCGCCTGGCTTATACCTGATCCAGACGGAAGATGGCCGGGTGATGAAGCTGGTAGCGGAATAG
- a CDS encoding RagB/SusD family nutrient uptake outer membrane protein translates to MKYLTLTSMCIAFAGLMVSCKDNLDEKPFSALSKEEVFKDEAGLKQATYGVYQSWTAPDYTDVLNRFILTESGHRYATAGILGSGSDPYYRFAHVASSGAFESVWARFYKIIFRANTVIANADLAVKENVEADSYIAEARFLRAYAYFNLVRYFGGVPLLLTEITGLDDEASLYAPRSAAEEVYQTIVGDLTFAEEHLPDIRTGAERGRVTAGTAKAMLGKVYLHMAGKPLNKTENFQKAADKLAEVTGETNEAKYGFGLLTDFSEVFSLDNERNEEIVLSFGYFVNSSNPNGNVLPFHLFPAGLVNGDEQTNYGLTYDFYKLFEASDSRRDFTLVDKYVFKGGARAGAEPGDSITYNVTKGNYVIKRTGASLAHDDFKYGMAFGKLARVARPAGAAIQGYSSDLIELRFSDVLLCYAEALNEVGKSAEALALLNRVRARAGATLSKASGVSALRRAIRLERRLELTGEFTTVFDIRRWGTLQEEIAAMSTAQIVDNVLTPYSPRLELFPIPQSQIDANPKLKQNDGW, encoded by the coding sequence ATGAAATACTTAACGTTAACATCTATGTGCATTGCCTTTGCGGGACTTATGGTTTCCTGTAAGGATAATCTTGACGAAAAACCATTTTCCGCACTCAGCAAGGAAGAAGTCTTTAAAGATGAGGCGGGTTTGAAACAAGCCACCTATGGTGTTTATCAGAGCTGGACTGCGCCGGATTATACCGATGTTCTGAACCGGTTTATCTTGACGGAGTCGGGGCACAGGTATGCTACTGCAGGCATTTTGGGTTCAGGTTCCGATCCCTATTATCGCTTTGCGCATGTTGCATCTTCAGGTGCTTTTGAGTCCGTCTGGGCAAGATTTTATAAAATTATTTTCCGGGCCAATACCGTCATCGCCAACGCTGATTTAGCCGTGAAAGAAAATGTGGAGGCCGATTCATACATTGCGGAAGCCAGGTTTCTGAGGGCCTATGCCTATTTTAATCTGGTGCGGTACTTTGGCGGTGTTCCGCTTCTTTTAACTGAAATAACAGGTTTGGACGACGAGGCGTCTCTCTATGCGCCCCGGTCGGCTGCGGAAGAAGTGTATCAGACAATTGTTGGAGACCTTACTTTTGCAGAGGAGCATCTGCCGGACATACGGACTGGCGCGGAACGCGGAAGAGTTACCGCCGGGACGGCCAAAGCCATGTTGGGGAAAGTGTATCTGCACATGGCCGGGAAACCGTTGAACAAGACGGAGAACTTTCAGAAGGCAGCGGACAAGCTGGCGGAGGTAACCGGTGAAACCAATGAGGCGAAATATGGTTTTGGCTTGCTGACCGATTTTTCAGAGGTATTTTCTCTGGACAATGAACGGAATGAAGAAATCGTTTTGTCGTTTGGCTATTTCGTGAATTCCAGTAATCCCAATGGGAACGTACTCCCGTTTCACTTATTTCCAGCTGGCCTTGTGAATGGGGATGAACAGACCAACTATGGATTAACTTATGATTTTTACAAACTGTTTGAAGCATCAGATAGTCGACGTGATTTTACTTTGGTAGATAAATACGTGTTCAAAGGCGGGGCAAGAGCCGGAGCAGAGCCCGGCGATAGTATTACGTACAATGTGACGAAAGGAAATTACGTGATCAAAAGAACCGGAGCGTCCCTTGCGCATGATGATTTTAAGTATGGAATGGCATTTGGAAAACTTGCACGTGTGGCCCGGCCTGCGGGGGCTGCTATTCAGGGATACAGTTCGGATCTGATCGAGTTGCGTTTCTCTGATGTTTTACTCTGTTATGCCGAAGCACTGAATGAAGTCGGTAAGTCGGCGGAAGCGCTGGCGTTACTGAACAGGGTCCGCGCGCGCGCAGGGGCAACGCTGTCCAAAGCCTCCGGCGTGTCTGCTCTCCGGAGGGCGATCCGCCTGGAAAGGAGGCTTGAACTCACCGGAGAATTTACCACGGTTTTTGATATCAGGCGATGGGGTACCCTTCAGGAAGAAATTGCTGCCATGAGTACGGCCCAAATCGTGGATAATGTGCTGACTCCTTACAGCCCCCGCCTTGAATTATTTCCGATTCCGCAGTCTCAAATCGATGCAAATCCAAAACTGAAACAAAATGACGGCTGGTAG
- a CDS encoding SusC/RagA family TonB-linked outer membrane protein translates to MKEIQPPDGCPGKRISLKKLGPIGMVWGFLVMHTVAYSQQPAVKPDSLSNTKTAADTLPNKNPAGLRGQDFDPLIKSATVIDTLKKTVSLSDSTTSSLAADSTSSSPKGAAVTAGNGQDSTSSGVNNDTIQDPGPGARTVRGMITDEKGTGLPGVGIVVKNTKIQTVSNTDGTFEMRVPAQGGVLVFSYVGFIPQEKVIRRQSTLNLQMFPETKALKEVVVVGYGAQSKRDLASSTSRVSSSEYKSAVVNTLDQALQGRTTGVQITETSGEPGASSVVRIRGNNSLSGNNEPLYVIDGFPMPPYREAGVNFAGAYSQNGLYGINPNDIESIEILKDASATAIYGSRGANGVVLITTRSGKRGEGRVELVNKTSFGSVANPIRMMNARQYAQIINESYRMTDRMPPFENPDDVSTNTDWVAAVTQPSFRQDVTLSLSGGSPKSSYYLSGNYLRERGTIINSNNNRASIRANMNSDINDWYSLKAQLAFTRQKTNRAVTASRAWPNSGGLMDGLRAAPTLEIDYLGNNSLGIPGYQGYYFSNPYHELMAKTDITKNDYSIINVENWFKIVKGLQLVVSLGTNQNLTRRQVFLPPSTAEGNAVNGRGSNNTSNTYSYNVNAYFLYEQTLKKNHYLNTTLGVEYNDQTVEFVNTLSSGFEIPYFGVDNIGTAQSQAIGSYKEQRRLQSAFFRANYSFKGRYVLNTSLRLDGASPFAANRKYGLFPAVALAWNLDAEEFMKGVKFVSNAKIRASYGETGSQAIGPYSSLSQYGSSFYEVGEGGTLVTGVFPNTMANPNLSWERTRQFNAGLDFNTARDRLVLSFDYYNKVTSDLLQQRRVPSQSGVNTIIDNYGTMRNTGVELSLQANIVQARHVTYSTRINISRNLNTLVDLGERTQSDYVNINGNLLGGVSGILTPGEEVGRFFGYRVQRLTQKTDFDSDGNPTFTTFEGPRPPGTKGTPVYGAWIYENTDGNDIINADDRVVLGKSTPDFIFGWSHDLVWKGFSVNALFTGSYGNDVLNLTNFYINNGVVDYGGVGFNQSLEWYNKRWTEANQHNDPKYPGIQRGIASGDINSTMIEDGSFARLKMLTLSYTFPKLGPVKNPRLFVTGTNLFTITKYTGFDPEVSSYAQSLLQQGIDYGAYPSQKSYTIGLSLNF, encoded by the coding sequence ATGAAAGAAATACAACCACCTGACGGGTGTCCCGGGAAAAGGATATCTCTCAAAAAGCTCGGGCCAATAGGTATGGTCTGGGGTTTTCTGGTCATGCACACAGTCGCATATTCGCAGCAGCCTGCCGTTAAACCAGACTCGCTTTCAAATACAAAAACTGCTGCTGATACCTTGCCCAATAAAAATCCGGCCGGGCTTAGAGGACAGGATTTTGATCCTCTTATCAAATCTGCAACAGTCATAGATACACTTAAAAAGACTGTTAGTCTGTCCGATAGTACTACCTCCAGCCTTGCCGCCGACAGTACGTCCAGCTCCCCGAAAGGCGCTGCGGTTACGGCCGGGAACGGACAGGATTCGACTTCTTCAGGAGTAAACAATGATACCATTCAGGATCCCGGGCCTGGCGCGAGGACGGTCAGGGGGATGATCACGGACGAAAAAGGTACAGGGCTGCCGGGAGTTGGGATTGTGGTGAAAAATACTAAAATACAGACCGTCAGTAATACCGATGGAACATTTGAAATGAGGGTTCCTGCGCAGGGTGGAGTTCTTGTGTTTAGTTATGTGGGATTCATACCACAGGAAAAAGTAATTCGGCGGCAGTCTACCCTAAACCTGCAGATGTTCCCTGAAACAAAAGCACTAAAAGAAGTGGTGGTGGTAGGTTATGGAGCGCAAAGCAAGCGCGACCTGGCGAGTTCCACCTCACGCGTTTCATCATCGGAATATAAATCAGCGGTTGTGAACACCCTCGATCAGGCCTTGCAGGGACGTACCACGGGGGTTCAGATCACCGAAACTTCCGGAGAGCCGGGGGCATCATCCGTAGTCCGCATCCGGGGAAACAATTCGTTGAGCGGTAACAATGAACCCTTATACGTCATTGACGGATTTCCTATGCCGCCTTACCGCGAAGCCGGTGTCAACTTTGCAGGAGCCTATTCTCAAAATGGGCTTTATGGTATCAACCCCAATGATATTGAAAGTATTGAAATTTTAAAGGACGCCTCCGCAACCGCTATCTATGGGTCTCGTGGAGCTAACGGTGTGGTGCTGATCACCACCAGGTCTGGCAAGAGAGGGGAGGGGCGCGTCGAGCTTGTCAATAAAACTTCCTTCGGGTCAGTAGCCAACCCCATCCGCATGATGAATGCCAGACAGTATGCACAGATCATCAATGAAAGTTACCGTATGACGGATCGAATGCCCCCGTTTGAAAACCCTGACGATGTTAGCACCAATACGGATTGGGTCGCGGCGGTTACGCAGCCCAGCTTCCGTCAGGATGTGACATTAAGCCTTTCAGGCGGAAGTCCCAAATCGTCTTACTACCTGTCGGGAAATTATCTCAGAGAACGTGGCACGATCATCAATTCCAACAATAACCGGGCCAGTATCCGGGCAAATATGAACAGTGACATAAACGATTGGTACAGCCTGAAGGCGCAGCTTGCGTTTACCAGGCAGAAAACCAACCGTGCTGTAACTGCCTCCCGTGCATGGCCCAATTCAGGCGGCCTGATGGACGGCCTCAGAGCTGCCCCTACGCTTGAGATTGATTATCTTGGTAACAACAGTTTGGGAATACCGGGGTATCAGGGTTATTATTTTTCCAATCCCTATCATGAACTGATGGCGAAAACGGACATTACCAAAAATGATTATTCCATCATTAACGTCGAGAACTGGTTCAAAATAGTGAAGGGTCTGCAACTGGTGGTAAGCCTGGGAACCAACCAGAACCTGACTCGCCGGCAAGTATTTTTGCCACCCAGTACGGCGGAGGGGAATGCGGTGAACGGACGTGGAAGCAACAATACTTCCAATACCTACAGCTACAACGTGAATGCCTATTTCCTTTATGAACAGACCCTGAAGAAAAATCATTATCTCAACACTACTTTAGGTGTGGAATATAACGACCAGACCGTTGAATTCGTCAACACGTTATCGTCTGGTTTTGAGATACCTTACTTCGGAGTGGACAACATTGGTACTGCGCAAAGCCAGGCCATTGGCTCGTATAAGGAGCAGCGGAGACTGCAGTCTGCATTTTTCAGGGCAAATTACTCCTTCAAAGGAAGGTATGTACTGAACACTTCTCTGCGGCTCGATGGTGCCTCGCCTTTTGCAGCCAACCGGAAGTACGGCCTGTTTCCGGCAGTAGCATTGGCCTGGAATCTGGACGCAGAGGAATTTATGAAAGGTGTTAAATTTGTTTCCAATGCAAAGATAAGAGCATCCTATGGTGAAACAGGAAGCCAGGCAATCGGGCCCTATTCTTCCCTTTCGCAGTATGGGAGCAGTTTTTATGAGGTCGGGGAGGGAGGTACCCTGGTTACGGGTGTTTTTCCCAATACCATGGCAAACCCCAATCTGTCGTGGGAAAGAACAAGACAGTTTAATGCAGGGCTGGACTTCAATACTGCCAGGGACAGGCTCGTGCTTAGTTTTGACTATTATAATAAAGTAACCAGTGATCTTCTTCAGCAACGGCGCGTACCTTCGCAATCGGGGGTGAATACCATCATAGATAATTACGGAACCATGCGGAATACCGGGGTGGAGCTGAGCCTTCAGGCCAACATTGTACAGGCCAGGCATGTTACCTATTCCACCAGGATCAATATTTCGAGAAATCTCAATACGCTGGTAGACCTCGGTGAAAGAACGCAGTCAGACTATGTGAATATCAATGGGAATCTCCTGGGAGGGGTGTCGGGTATCCTCACACCCGGGGAAGAAGTAGGCAGGTTTTTTGGCTATCGCGTTCAGAGGCTCACACAGAAAACCGACTTTGATTCAGACGGTAACCCTACTTTTACCACTTTTGAAGGACCAAGGCCGCCGGGCACCAAGGGAACACCGGTTTATGGTGCCTGGATTTATGAAAATACCGATGGAAATGACATCATCAATGCTGATGACCGCGTTGTTTTGGGTAAATCAACGCCCGATTTCATTTTTGGCTGGTCGCATGATCTGGTATGGAAGGGTTTTTCAGTAAATGCCTTATTTACAGGATCCTATGGTAATGATGTGCTGAATCTTACGAATTTTTATATCAACAATGGGGTAGTGGATTATGGGGGCGTTGGTTTCAACCAGTCGCTGGAATGGTACAATAAACGATGGACCGAAGCCAACCAGCACAATGACCCTAAGTATCCGGGCATTCAGCGCGGAATAGCCTCCGGAGATATTAATTCAACCATGATAGAGGACGGTAGTTTTGCCCGATTGAAAATGCTGACCCTTTCCTATACTTTCCCCAAACTCGGACCCGTCAAAAACCCGCGTTTGTTTGTTACCGGCACCAATCTTTTTACAATTACAAAGTACACAGGTTTTGATCCTGAGGTGAGTTCTTACGCGCAATCCCTTCTTCAGCAGGGAATTGATTATGGAGCATATCCCTCCCAGAAATCTTATACAATCGGTCTTTCCCTGAACTTCTGA